A window of Kineococcus endophyticus genomic DNA:
CCCCATCGGTGCTGCCTCATTCTCGGGTCAGGCAGCCAATCGGAGTGTCCACCGAACCGGGAACGGTCCAACCGTCGTGGCGTTGAGCGAGGTGAGCCATGTGCAGGAACGGGCCGGACTGCAGTCGGTGCCTGCCACCGTCAGCGGGAGTGGTCCACACCAGTACCCCTGGCACCTACGGGGCAAGAGAGTCGCGGCAGCGATAGTCCTCACCGCAGACGTTGACGGCCACCTTCGAGGTCGACGACCTGGACACGGACAACGGGGTTGATGCTGTCCAACGCCCGACGCTCGAAGACCAAGGCCGCACTGGCCGCGTCCACGTCCGGATACACCGGGAAGCGGAAAATCTGCCCACTACGACGCAGGCTTCGGCAGGTCGCACCGCCGGCGTCGTCCACCACCACAATGCGGCGCCGGCGGGATTTGCCCAGCGTCCTGCCCGCGGTCAGGACCATCAGCACCTCATCGTCGAAGGAACCCACCCGCCGCACATCCAAGATCACGTCGCCTCCCACCTCACGCACCAGCTCGCTCTGCAGCGCAGCCCGAAGCTGCGTCATCTGCGCTGGGCCCACCGCCCCCTCGACGGTGAGGACCTGGGCGTCACGGTGAGCACTACTGGTGATCTTCATCCGGTGCATCCTCACGAGAGGGGTGGGGTCTTCAGTCAGTCACCGGTCGGCACCGACTGCGGCCCGCTGCCGGACCACGAGGGGCGGGTAGGAGACCTACGCCGATCCCTGTTCAAGGCTCTGCTCAGGATCCGGCTCGAGTGTTGGCTGAGGGTGCCGGTGACCTGTGGCGCTGCGCGTTACCCGTATCCACGCCCCCATGTCCCCGTCCTCGATGCTGATCGCGCTGATCGCGCTGACCGCAGCCACGACCACGCCCAACCGCTGCGCGGCCGCACATAGCAGGGCTTCCAGGTCAGCAGCGACCCCTGCCACGGCGAGGTCATCGACCTGCCGGCCCCGCAGGACACGAGAGCGGACCAGTACCACCGGTTCGTCCCCCGGTTCACTCACCAGGTCTCTCACCGGCACCCCTGACAGCTGCAGCACTCACCGCATCAGCGCCACACCCCCACGGTGCCTGAAGGACAAGACCCAGGCGGGAAGCGACCGACTGCGCCATGAGCAGCTCACTGCGCTGACGCACCGCCGCACTGCCGGCCCGCGTAGCCCACACGGCTGCGCGACCCTGCGCACAGCGCACCTTGAGCTGCCGCGCGCTGTCGACGAGGGCCCGAGCGATCCGGCGCTGTCGTCGTGCCTCATCAAAGAGTCGCAACTGCCTGGTCCCGTTTCGTCGGCTGACAGCCGACAGTTCGACCTGGTCGCAGTCTGCCCCTTGGCGGGCACCAGCGCCCACCGAAGCGCGACCACTGGGTCCTTGACCATCCAGCGCATCCATCACCACAACCAGGATCGCCGCGTAGA
This region includes:
- a CDS encoding STAS domain-containing protein: MKITSSAHRDAQVLTVEGAVGPAQMTQLRAALQSELVREVGGDVILDVRRVGSFDDEVLMVLTAGRTLGKSRRRRIVVVDDAGGATCRSLRRSGQIFRFPVYPDVDAASAALVFERRALDSINPVVRVQVVDLEGGRQRLR